The Panicum virgatum strain AP13 chromosome 3N, P.virgatum_v5, whole genome shotgun sequence genome includes the window CATGTACAGTTCTTAGTGAACAACTGATTAATGGAAATGTTTTTCATATCTACATCCTACATTGCTGCTGGTTTGGTCGGCCGCCTAGTCCACAGAGGAAACTGCTACGCCGTTGAGTCCGGTCGTGTGCCGGCACCGGACTCTCTGTGCCGCCGCTGCTGGCAACACGGGTGATCTTTGTGGGCGCCATCTGGTGGAGCTGCTCGGGCTCCGATGGAGGTCTTACCTGATCTTGAGGTTTCCAATGGCGACTGCGCTCATCGAGCCATGCAACAATGTCAGAGAACACCAGCTCCACATTCTCATCAGGCTCACCGGCAGTAAGGCCGTGCCACATCCCCGGATAGAGCTTGATGGTCTTGTCAGTGCTTGCTGCCCTCTCATACAGGGCTCGGCTGACATCTGGGTTGGTCACCGTGTCAGCCTCGCCGTGCAGGATGAAGAATGGCATCCTTACCTGGTCAAAGCATATATCAAGAAATTCAAGGACGACCAGCAGTTAATCACATCTCTGGATTGACAGAGCGCATGTTATGGGAAACAAATCTTGTTGAAATGTAGTGCGAGGTTAGTTTACCTCTGACAGGCTATCTTCCACGTCCATGCTGGTTCTGAGCATCTCCAGAGCTGTCTTCAGCCGGGGCTTGTCCTGGTAGATGAGCTTGTTCTTCCTGATCTGCTCATGGTTGCACAACATCTTAATTCAGGGAAAGTATCAAACTTCATATATATTTGAGATCACCTATGGTTGTTCCATAAACAATGATACAGAAAATTCATGACTACTGACTTTTTCGCGCTTCACAGGGTCCTTGAATGCAGAGTCGATGACGTCTTTGGTCGGGACGATCTTCCACTTCGGGATGATATCTTCCACTTGCGTAAGGAGGGTGATCACGACCGGATGTGGTTTCACCTTCTCTGATATCTGCAGTTTTGCGGATAACCCACACTTTAGCAACCCCCAGCAGAAAGTCTACATTCATGGCAGTTCACTATGATACAGCACCTTGCAGCCAAAGGGCCTCTAGCCTAGTGGTTAGAGGAGCCTGGCGGCACccctcaggtcctgggttcgactccccgtgggagcgaatttcaggctgagggtaaaaaaatcccctcgctggccccGGTGCCAAAGCACTGTGTGTGGACGGCCCAGGTTCCCATGGGTAACGGCCCCGgtgtcagggcggggccagggttcggggattttctcggtcggggaagccgaggcttcttctGAAAGTcaataccggtggggcggtctttccccacccggccgagttttttttttttgatacaaCACCTTGCACATTGGTTCCACAAGGACAGCACCATCCCGAAAGGTCGGATCCTTCCTGTGCAGCAATAGAGCAACAGCTCCTCCCATGGACTCACCGTACAAGAACCGGCTTTTGTTTCTGTAATCCTCCATGGCTGCAAAAGAGATTACCCAATGTTTCATATAAACTTTAGTAGACTTCAAAACGTGGATGCCAAACTGAGATATTTATGTAAGTAGAGAAGGATATATTTAGAATGAAATGAAACATTATAACTCTTTGACTATATACTTGTGACAACATTTTCCCCTCCTGATAAAAGTTGTGCCAGTTATACTAGAAATATGTTACAAACATTTGTGTTTTTTGGCAGTTAAATTTGAAAAATGGTggagagatttttttttaccacAGATGGACTTGAAGAACCTGTCGCAGTCGGCGACAAGGTTATCAAACTTCTGGATGTAGCACCTGGCCCCCATAGACTTGCCGTGGCCCTCATAATCAATTCCAAGCACACCATACCCTGCTGTGGCCAACTTGATCCCACATGCTGCCAGGAAGCAATGTTCCCCACCATCAGACAAGGTATCATGCCATCCAACATTTTTAAGTGAAAGTTTGACACCATACATTCATGAACACCAATGATCAATAAAGTCAATCGATCAGGTTtcaaaggggaaaagaaaagat containing:
- the LOC120665733 gene encoding caffeoylshikimate esterase-like → MDVRYHEEFVRNPRGVQLFTCGWLPASSSPKALVFLCHGYGMECSDFMRACGIKLATAGYGVLGIDYEGHGKSMGARCYIQKFDNLVADCDRFFKSICAMEDYRNKSRFLYGESMGGAVALLLHRKDPTFRDGAVLVEPMCKISEKVKPHPVVITLLTQVEDIIPKWKIVPTKDVIDSAFKDPVKREKIRKNKLIYQDKPRLKTALEMLRTSMDVEDSLSEVRMPFFILHGEADTVTNPDVSRALYERAASTDKTIKLYPGMWHGLTAGEPDENVELVFSDIVAWLDERSRHWKPQDQVRPPSEPEQLHQMAPTKITRVASSGGTESPVPAHDRTQRRSSFLCGLGGRPNQQQCRM